The Pseudomonas bijieensis DNA window ATCGTCACATCGACCTGGGTTCCGTCGGCCACGGTCAGGCCTTGGTTACCGGTAATGTCATAGGCGGAGAAACCCTTGTCGAAGAAATCACCGCCCAGTTGCAGGGTACCCGGTTCAAGCGGCGAGCCGCTGTTGCCGATCAGCACTTTACTGGCCGCCAGCGTCAAGGTCCCGCCGCCATTCACGCCGGTGCCGCGCAGTTCACCGTCAAGGTTCAAGGCGCCGTTACCGGAGAATGTACCGGTACTGGCGGTCAGGGTCAGGTCACCGCCCTTGCCACCGCGGGTCTTGCCATCGGCCATGACCGCAGCACCGGAGCTGACGTCGATCAGGCTGCCCTGGCGCACATCGATGTCGCCGCTGCTGCGCACGGATACAGTGCCGCCATTGAGGAACGGCAGGCCCTGGCGATCGTTGCCGTCGAGTAGCAGGTTGCTCCACCGGCCAGCGGTGTTCAACGTCACGCCCTCGCCCAACGTGACCACAGCACGCTGACCGGTGACAGGCGAAAGCACGACGTCTCCCATCTGGAAGTTATCGGCTCTGACCTGTTTAAGCACGTTCCCCAAGGCAATACGCCCACCACGGGCGGTCAGGTCGGCGTTCACTTCCACCTGCGGCGCATAAAGCGTGATATCCCCGCCATCGGCCACCTTGAGCGTGCCATCGACTTTGATGCCTTGCGCCGCTGCCACCTTGACCGCGCCGAGCTGGAAGCCATTGAGCAGTTCGTTATCCAGCACCAACTTGCCTTGCCGGTCGCTGCCGACCGCCGAGGTCAGGTCCAGGCCTGCGGCAATCTTCTCGGTGACCTTGCCGACGGTGACCTGATCGAAGGTGGGGTTCAAGCCACTGTTGATCACGCCGCTGGTCTTGTCATAGATCGGCGTGTAGCTGCCCACCCACAACTGCGCCCGGCGGGCCACGGCGTTTTGTGATTGCTGGTAGCCGTCGAGGTTGAGATTCGGCGCCTGGGTCTGGCGTTCGCCCTGATAGACCTCGCCGACAATCTGGCCTTCCAGCACCGCGTTGCGGGTCGACACCACCAGCTTGCCTGCATCGCGGCCAACGGTGTAGCCGGCCTCGAAGCGCTCGCGCGGGGCGATCAGCGGGTTGTAGTAGTAATCGGTCTGGCCCCAACGTTGGCTGTGGTCTTCGTAGCCTTTGTAGATGCCGGTATAGAGCATGTCCCCCGGCGCCTTGGACAATTCATACAAACGCCCGTCGGCGCCCTTGAGCCAGGACTGGCGCACGTAGCCGCTCTGCACATCCAAGGTGCCACCGGACAGGTTCAGTTGCGCTGCCTGCTGGGTCACCACGTCGTTGCCGGTGAAGGTCAGCGTACCGCCTTGTGCCGCCCATTCGCCGACACTGTGGCCCCGAGTGCCCAGGTAACCGCCGACCTCCAGCAACCCACCCGCCGTGTACCAACGGTCAGTGGCGTAGCCGTTGGTGCCCGCCGGCACGTAGATCAAGTCACGCACGTCGACCCAGACATCGTTGTTGGTCAGTTTGCCGCCGTCGCGGTTCACCGGTGCGTCGCGCTGCTCGTTGCCCTGGACGTTGACCTTGATGGAGTTGGACTCCATCGCTACCTTGACGCCGATGGCGCCGGACACATCGATCACCGCGCCATCGCGCACCAGGCTGCGACCGGCGGCGCTGACCGCGACCTGTCCGCCAGTGGCCAGGGTGATGGAGCCGTTCTGGAAGTCGACGCTGCCGCCGCTGACGATCTCGACCCGCGACTGATCGGTGCGGTCCACCACGCTGCTGAGGTTGTTGAACTGACCGGTGATCAGGTTGTTCGGCGTGCCATCCAGGCCGGCCGGTCCGGCATTGCGCTGGCTGTCCAGGGCGCTGCCGCCCGTGGTATCGAGCAGCACCGCCGTGGCGCTGCCCCGCCCCAGGGTCACGCTGCCGGTGCTGTCGTTGAAGGCATTGAGTAGATGCACGGTGCCACGGGTGTCTACTGAGCTGGTGGCGACAACCACGCCGTTCTGCTCGACCCGGTGCCCGGTGAGGGTGATGTCGCCGGTGCTGGCCTGGATCAGGCCGCTGTTGATCACCGTGCCGGCGCTGCTGCCGGGCTTGAGAGATGTCGCGACCTCGTTGCCACGGGTAGTAGAACGCAGGTTGCCGCTGGTGCCCTGGCCGCGCCGGATATAAAAACTGTCACCCGCCGCCAGGGTGGTCTGGCCCTTGGAGGTGATGATGGAGCCGGCGTTCTCCACTTCGCTACCCAGCAGCAAGGCATAGCCGCCCCCGGCCGTGGAGGTGGCGGCACGATGGGTTTCGATCAGTGCGCCCTGCTGCACTTCGACCTTGCCGGCGGCGTCGGTGAAGGTCGGTTGGCTGCCGGTGGCATCGACGTACAAGCCACGCTTGCTGAATTGCTCATCGCTGACATTGGCCGCCACCGCCGCCAGGTTGCGCACGTTGACCTGGCTGCTGCCGCTGAAAATGATGCCGTTGCGGTTGACCAGCATCACCGTACCGTTGCCTTTGATCTGGCCCTGGATCTGGCTTGGCCGGGCCTGGGGGTCGTTGACCCGGTTGAGCACGGCCCAGTCCGATTGCTGCTGGAAATCCACCGTGGTATTGCGCCCGACGTTGAAGGTTTCCCAGTTGAGAATCGCCTTGTCGGCGGTCTGCTCGATGGTCACCGTGGTCTTGCCGCCGGCCTGGGTCTGCTGCGGTCCCTTGGCGTTGTGCCAACCCTGGGTCAGGCTGTTGTCGACCTTGAGCCCTCCCTCGCCCAAGCCGTCCGGCACGGTCTGCACCTGCCCGAACGCCGCTTGGCGTCCCGCGGCCTGGGCCGCCTGCTGGGCCGCGATGGCGGCCACGGTGTTGTTGAGATTGGTCAACGACCGCTGCAACTGCGCATTGGCCCGTTGCTGCTGCGCCAGGGGCGGCGGCATGCCTGGCTGCGCCGTCGTGGGCCGCCCCGCGCCACCGGCCTGGGACGCCCCCTTGGCGGCAAACCAGGCCGAACTGAACGCCGTGGCCGCGTGGGCATTGCCGGCCACCATCAGCAGGGCAATGGCCTGGGCCAGCGGTTTGAGCCGCAACATCGACAACTGGTCATCGCGACGTGGAGCATTCAGGTTCGTCTGGGGTTTGCAGCGCAGCATCCTACTCATCCTTTCGGGTTCGCTCTAAGGGGCGCAACGCAGTGCCATCAAGCTGCCAGCGTTGGTTATAGGGGATAGGCGGTTACAGAGGGGCGGGACCGAACGCTTGTCATGAAAATTTCATGTGGCTGTGTCGGTACGGATGTCAGGCAAAGATCGCAACGACTTGCGCCGTTGCTGATCGATGTTTTGAGTTGCTCCCAGCATGGTTTTACAGCGGACGACCTATGCCATTGCATACGTTAGGGTTACCGATGCTTAAGGGGTTGGCAGCCGTCAGGAAAGTGGTGCGGATTGCGGTTTTCCAGGCGGCTGGTAACGGCACCAGACGGTTGGCGGTGATAGCCGCGTCGTTATTGATGGTAAGGAAAGCGTTGTAGTGACGGGTAAAGAAGTTACGCACCTGTGTGCTCTGGGCGACGTCGGCATAGCACTGGCTAAAGATCACGTTGGTGAAGCCAAGAATGGGGTAGCCGGTGATTGGGAAAGGCACCACGCTTGGGTCATTTGGGCTGGTAGTCGCGGAGAATACCGGCACCCAGGCGTTTGGATTCGAGCGATTAGCGGTGGCAGGAACAGCGATTGCGGCTATAGCTGCCGAAATATTCGCTGGCGCAGGAGAAACACCGGCAACCCGGGCCACTTTTGTGGCGTCATCCAGGCCAGCCAAGGTCGATGCCGCATACGCCGGGCTCATGTAAGTGATAGCACCTTGAGTCGCGCTCACTGCATACATGGCTCCTTCACTATGAACGGCCGATAGAGCACCGGCCGGCGGCCCACCGCTGTAACTGGAGGCAAAGTTGGTGGTGACGGAGAAGGTGCCTGTTTCCGCGCACTTGGCGTTCAGGAAGCGGGTGAATAGCTCCGTGGTTCCGCTGCTCTCGGCACGGTAAACCACAGTGATTGGACCTTTACGGCCAGAGCCGGTGATCTGGCTCCAATCGATCAGACGACCGGAGAATACACCGCACAACTGGTTGACACTCAAGTCGATGCCTGCCGCGCCGGCCTTGTTGAACGGAATGGCGATTGAAGTGGCAGCCGAAGGCACCTGGATCAATGGACCCCAGGCCGCGCCATGAGCGAAGGCATAAGTGTCCAACTCGACGGGTCTGAGCTTTGAGTCACTGGCGACCCAATGCACGTTCTTGGTGGTAATCCCACCCACGAACTTGCTGTAATCGTTATTCAGAAAAGCGATCTTGCCCGCACCGCTGCCCACACCGATGTAGGGAGCGAAACCAGCGGTCAACACTCCGGCTGTCTGGTAAAGCGGCTGAGGCAAGGTCGTTCCACCGCCATTGATATCCGCCATTGCCAACGGCGCGCATAGGCCGCTGCACAACACTGCAACCGTTCGGAAAAAATGCTTGGGCATGACAAGACTCCTGTCTTGAAATGCTGCGCCCTATCCGAGTCGTTCGGGCTGTAGCGCAGCTGAAAGGGGCGAAACGAGCACCATTAACTACGAGGAAATCAGCAACGGCTTGCGCCGTTGCTGATTGGTATTGCGTGTCGCTCAGGCGTGGTGTGTTACAGCGGACGACCGATACCGTTGCAGACGTTTGTGTTACCGATGCTTTGCGCGCTGGAAGTGGTCAGGAAGCTGCCACGGATGGCGGATTTCCAAGCACCTGGCAGTGGTACAAAGCGGTTAGCGGTGATAGCCGCATCGTTGCTGCTGGCCGCAGTGGCGTTGTAGTGACGGGTGAAGAAGTCACGCACCTGCGTGGATTGGGCAGCGTTGGCATAGCACTGGCTGAAGATCACGTTGGTGAAGCCCAGGATCGGATAGCCGGTGGTTGGGTAAGCCACGACGCTCGGATCGTTAGGGTTGGTGGTTGCAGCGAACACCGGCACCCAGGCGTTCGGGTTGGCGCGGTTGGCGGCGGCTGGTACTGGAACAGCAGCGATGGCAGTCGAAACGTTAGCTGGGGCTGGGGAAACACCGGCAACACGGGCGACCTTAGTGGCGTCGTCCAAGCCGGCCAAGGTGGTGGCGGCGTAGTCCGGGCTCATGTAGGTGATACGACCCTGAGCAGCGTTCACAGCAGTCATCACAGCCTGGCTGCCAGTGGCGGAAACGGCACCGGAGGGCAGCCCGCCGCTGAAACTGGACGCGAAGTTGGTGGTGATTGCGAACTTAGCGTTGTTAGGTTCAGCGCACTTGGCGTTCAGGAAACGAGTGAACAGCTCAGTGGTACCGCTGCTCTCAGCACGATAAACCACGGTAATTGCGCCAGTACGGCCCGAACCGGTGATCTGGCTCCAGTCGTTCAGACGGCCGGAGAACACGCCACACAACTGATCAACGCTCAAGTTGACGTTAGCAGTGCCGGTCTTGTTGAAAGGAACGGCAACCGAAGTGGCGACCGAAGGCACCTGGATCAACGGACCCCAGGCAGTACCATGATTGGCAACGTAGCCATCCAATTCAGCCTGGCTGAGCTTCGAATCGCTGCCTGCCCAGTGCACTTTCTTGCCGCTGGTGTCGCCAGGCACCAACTTGGTGTAGTCGTTGTTCAGGAAAGCCAGTTTGCCGTTACCGCTGCCCACACCGATGTAAGGGGCAAAACCGGTGGTGAGTACACCAGCAGTCTGGTACAGCGGCTGAGGCAAGGTAGCACCACCGCCATTGACATCAGCCATGGCGGCCTGAGCGGCGCAGAGGCCGGCGAGGGTCAGGGATACCGCGAGAACGTTGCGCTTAAACATGAAGAATCTCCTTTCATCGTGTTCGTACGTAGGTTGGGTGACGCGTGCTTGCCGTCATGGCGCTCGGTCCTGTGCCGATGGCGATGGGGTGAGGCCATGGGTT harbors:
- a CDS encoding substrate-binding domain-containing protein; its protein translation is MPKHFFRTVAVLCSGLCAPLAMADINGGGTTLPQPLYQTAGVLTAGFAPYIGVGSGAGKIAFLNNDYSKFVGGITTKNVHWVASDSKLRPVELDTYAFAHGAAWGPLIQVPSAATSIAIPFNKAGAAGIDLSVNQLCGVFSGRLIDWSQITGSGRKGPITVVYRAESSGTTELFTRFLNAKCAETGTFSVTTNFASSYSGGPPAGALSAVHSEGAMYAVSATQGAITYMSPAYAASTLAGLDDATKVARVAGVSPAPANISAAIAAIAVPATANRSNPNAWVPVFSATTSPNDPSVVPFPITGYPILGFTNVIFSQCYADVAQSTQVRNFFTRHYNAFLTINNDAAITANRLVPLPAAWKTAIRTTFLTAANPLSIGNPNVCNGIGRPL
- a CDS encoding substrate-binding domain-containing protein, with translation MFKRNVLAVSLTLAGLCAAQAAMADVNGGGATLPQPLYQTAGVLTTGFAPYIGVGSGNGKLAFLNNDYTKLVPGDTSGKKVHWAGSDSKLSQAELDGYVANHGTAWGPLIQVPSVATSVAVPFNKTGTANVNLSVDQLCGVFSGRLNDWSQITGSGRTGAITVVYRAESSGTTELFTRFLNAKCAEPNNAKFAITTNFASSFSGGLPSGAVSATGSQAVMTAVNAAQGRITYMSPDYAATTLAGLDDATKVARVAGVSPAPANVSTAIAAVPVPAAANRANPNAWVPVFAATTNPNDPSVVAYPTTGYPILGFTNVIFSQCYANAAQSTQVRDFFTRHYNATAASSNDAAITANRFVPLPGAWKSAIRGSFLTTSSAQSIGNTNVCNGIGRPL